A single region of the Ochotona princeps isolate mOchPri1 chromosome 10, mOchPri1.hap1, whole genome shotgun sequence genome encodes:
- the B3GALT2 gene encoding beta-1,3-galactosyltransferase 2: protein MLQWRRRHCCFAKMTWNAKRSLFRTHLVGVLSLVCLFAMLLFFSHQDWLPGRAGLKENPVTYTLRGFRSTKNETNHSSLRNIWKETIAQTATNANNTELAPEVTGLENTLSANGSMYNEKGTRYSNSYHFKYVINEPEKCQEKSPFLILLIAAEPGQIEARRAIRQTWGNESLVPGIKITRIFLLGLSIKSNGYLQRALLEESREYHDIIQQEYLDTYYNLTIKTLMGMNWVATYCPHTPYVMKTDSDMFVNTEYLIHKLLKPDLPPRHNYFTGYLMRGYAPNRNKDSKWYMPPELYPSERYPVFCSGTGYVFSGDLAGKIFKVSLGIRRLHLEDVYVGICLAKLRIDPVPPPNEFVFNHWRVSYSSCKYSHLITSHQFQPSELIKHWNHLQQNKHNACASAAKGKAGSYRHRKLH from the coding sequence ATGCTTCAGTGGCGCAGGAGACACTGCTGCTTTGCCAAGATGACCTGGAACGCCAAGAGGTCTCTGTTCCGCACCCATCTCGTCGGCGTGCTCTCCCTCGTGTGTCTGTTTGCTATGCTTCTGTTTTTCAGTCATCAAGACTGGCTGCCAGGCAGAGCTGGACTCAAAGAAAACCCTGTGACGTATACTCTCCGGGGATTTCGCTCCACAAAAAACGAGACAAACCACAGCTCCCTTCGGAACATCTGGAAAGAAACAATCGCTCAAACAGCGACTAACGCCAACAACACGGAACTGGCACCAGAGGTCACAGGGCTCGAGAACACACTGAGTGCCAATGGAAGTATGTACAATGAAAAGGGCACCAGATATTCAAATTCTTATCATTTCAAATACGTCATCAACGAACCGGAAAAGTGCCAAGAGAAAAGCCCCTTTTTAATACTGTTAATAGCAGCAGAACCTGGACAAATTGAAGCAAGAAGAGCTATTCGGCAAACATGGGGCAATGAAAGTCTAGTACCTGGTATTAAAATCACACGCATTTTTTTATTGGGCTTAAGTATCAAGTCAAATGGCTACCTGCAACGTGCACTACTGGAAGAAAGTAGAGAGTATCATGACATAATTCAACAGGAATACCTAGATACATACTATAATTTGACCATTAAAACACTAATGGGAATGAACTGGGTTGCAACATACTGTCCACATACTCCGTACGTTATGAAAACTGACAGTGACATGTTTGTCAATACCGAGTATTTAATACACAAGTTACTAAAGCCAGACTTGCCTCCTAGACACAACTATTTTACGGGTTACCTAATGCGAGGATACGCGCCCAACCGGAACAAGGACAGCAAATGGTACATGCCGCCAGAGCTGTACCCAAGTGAGCGCTACCCTGTCTTCTGCTCTGGAACTGGTTATGTTTTTTCTGGAGACCTGGCAGGAAAGATATTTAAAGTTTCCTTGGGTATCCGTCGTTTGCATTTGGAAGATGTGTATGTAGGGATCTGTCTTGCCAAGTTAAGAATTGACCCTGTCCCCCCTCCCAATGAGTTTGTGTTCAATCACTGGCGAGTCTCGTACTCCAGCTGTAAGTACAGCCATCTCATCACCTCTCATCAGTTCCAGCCCAGTGAACTGATAAAGCACTGGAACCACTTACAACAGAACAAGCACAACGCCTGTGCCAGTGCAGCCAAGGGGAAGGCGGGCAGCTACCGGCACCGGAAACTACACTGA